From a single Kryptolebias marmoratus isolate JLee-2015 linkage group LG6, ASM164957v2, whole genome shotgun sequence genomic region:
- the fhl2a gene encoding four and a half LIM domains protein 2a, with protein sequence MTERYDCHYCKESLFGKKYVLREDNPYCVKCYESLYSNTCEECKKPIGCNTRDLSYKDRHWHEDCFKCFQCKRSLVDKPFSTKDEQLLCTECYSNEYSSKCHECKKTIMPGSRKMEHKGNSWHETCFTCKRCQQPIGTKSFIPKESQNFCVPCYEKQFAMQCVHCKKPITTGGVTYRDQPWHKDCFLCTSCKQQLSGQRFTSRDDFAYCLNCFCNLYAKKCASCTTPISGLGGSKYISFEERQWHNDCFNCKKCSVSLVGRGFLTERDDILCPECGKDI encoded by the exons ATGACCGAGCGCTACGACTGCCACTACTGCAAGGAATCCCTGTTTGGGAAGAAGTACGTTCTTCGAGAAGACAATCCCTACTGTGTGAAATGTTACGAAAGCCTGTACTCCAACACCTGTGAGGAGTGCAAGAAGCCCATCGGCTGCAACACCAGG GATCTGTCCTACAAGGACCGCCATTGGCACGAGGACTGCTTCAAGTGCTTCCAGTGCAAGCGCTCTCTGGTGGACAAGCCCTTCTCCACCAAGGATGAGCAGCTCCTGTGCACTGAGTGCTACTCCAACGAGTATTCCTCCAAGTGTCATGAGTGCAAGAAAACCATCATGCCAG GCTCCAGGAAGATGGAGCACAAGGGCAACAGCTGGCATGAGACCTGCTTTACCTGCAAGAGATGCCAGCAGCCAATCGGCACCAAGAGCTTCATCCCTAAGGAGAGCCAAAACTTCTGTGTGCCCTGCTACGAGAAGCAGTTTGCCATGCAGTGTGTGCACTGCAAGAAG CCCATCACCACTGGTGGAGTGACCTACCGTGACCAGCCCTGGCACAAGGACTGCTTCCTTTGCACCAGCTGCAAGCAGCAACTGtctgggcagaggttcacctcTAGAGATGACTTTGCCTACTGTTTAAACTGCTTCTGCAACCTTTATGCCAAGAAGTGTGCCTCCTGCACCACCCCAATCAGCG GTCTTGGGGGCAGCAAATACATTTCCTTCGAGGAGCGCCAGTGGCACAACGACTGCTTCAACTGCAAGAAGTGCTCCGTGTCCCTGGTTGGCCGTGGCTTCCTCACTGAACGTGATGACATCCTGTGCCCCGAGTGTGGCAAGGACATCTGA